The stretch of DNA GCGATCGCCGACAGTGATCTGCTTAAACAGGTCAATCGCGACACCTTTGTGCAGCTGGTGAGCAGTCGCACCGATCTCTCAAAGCGCGATGTCAACCACATCACCGATCAGCTCGAAGCCGCCTGGAAAAAGGTGGTCGGTTCTAAAGATCAGCTCGATCCGCAGGCCTTGCTGACGCAGCTAAAGTCGGCGACTCCAGAAGATCTGCAATCGGGTGAACTGAGTAAGCAGTTAAATGACCTGATCACCACCACATCAGCCCAGCGCCAGCCCAGCGGTAGCCTGACCAGCCAAGCCCTTCAGTTTGGCACGACAGCGCTGCTCAACCAAGTGCTGCAAAATGTCGATTTGTCGGATATCGATGTCGAGAAAATTGCTGGCCAACTGCGGACCTTTGGCAGCAATGTATTGCGGTCCAGTGATAACGGTAACGCCAACGGCAAATCTGCGAGTCAGCCGTTTAGTGTGATTCAGGCAGACATCGAAAACTACCTGCTGTTGTCCGCCCCTTGGAAACTAAACCGGGAAACGGTGAAGCAGGAATTTCGCGACGTGATTTACGATGCCGATGCCGATGCCGGCATCATCCGCCAGGAGCTGCTGCTGATCGATCGCGATTATTTCGTCCGGGTACTCAGCCTGCGGGACGACTTTACGGCGGACAAAATCCAGGACTTGGCGGACTACTTAGACGCCATTCGGACTGAGGTGTTTAACCAGGTGCAGGGGGCAGCCGCCCAGGAAAGCGCCGCGGCCCTCCGGAGACGGGTTGAGACCTATTTACACAATACTGACAAGGCAAATCTCAACCCGGAGGCGATCGCCCACGATTTTCCCACCTTGCTAGCCGACCCCAACGCGGAGGTGGATGACTGGGGTGATCGCCTCCGGCAATTTGACCATGGCACGCTAGCGGCAATGCTGAGTCAGCGATCGGACTTGGGCGACGAAGAGGCCAATCAGCTAGCGAATCGGCTGGAGGAAAGCCGCGATCGCCTGCTGTCTGAGGCCCAGGCCGGGCAAACCCAGGCGCAGGCAAAAACCCAAGAACTTCGCCAGAAGGTGGCCGACTATCTGCGCCATACCCACCAGGACGAACTCAACCCAGAGGGCATTCAGCGGGACTTCAAAACGCTGTTTGACGATCCAGAAGCCGGTGTGAGTGCTCTGCGGGCGCGTCTGTCGCAGTTCGATCGCGAGACCCTCGTGCAGCTGCTGAGTCAGCGCCAAGACCTCAGCGAAGCCCAGGTGAACGAGGTGATCGATCAAGTGGAATCAGTGCGGGATACCCTGTTGCAGGCTCCGCACAAGCTGGCCCACCAAGCCAAAGCGCAGTACGACGAGACCACCCAAGCCCTGGCTGACTATCTCCGCAACACCAACTTGGATGAACTCGACCCCGAAGGGATTCAGCAGGATCTGTCTACATTGCTAAATGATCCAAAGGCGGGCGGCGCGGCCCTTCAGGAGCGCTTGTCCCATGTGGACCGCGAAACCCTGGTCAAATTGCTGAGTCAGCGGGATGACCTGTCGGAGGAGCAAGTGAATCGCGCCATTGACCAAGTGCTAGCCGCCATTCGCAGCCTAATCAAAGCGCCCCGCCGCCTGGCCAGCCGAGTTCAGCAGCAGGCCGTGGACTTTGAAGCAAACCTGGAAAGCTACCTGCAAAACACCGAGAAAGACGAGCTAAATCCTGAGAGTATTAAGCGCGACCTGAAACTGTTGTTGCAGCATCCCCAGGCAGGGCTAAGCAGCCTGGGCGATCGCATTTCCCACTTCGACCGCTCTACCTTTGTAGCCCTGCTGGCCCAACGGGATGACATGACCGAAGAAGAGGCCAATCGCATTGCCGATCAGGTGGAAGCAAACTTCCGGGCGGTGGTGGAACAGCTTCAGAACGTACAGCGCGCGGTGCAGTCCACCATCGACCAGGGGTTCGACAACGTCCGCAGCTACCTAAATGGGTTAGAACGCCCCGAGCTCAACTACGACGGCATTAAGCGAGACTTTAGCCAGCTGTTTGATGATCCGCAGCTGGGGTTAGATGCCCTGCGCGATCGCCTCACCCAGTTCGACCGAGCCACCCTCGTGGCAGTGCTCAGCTCCCGCGACGACATCTCTGAGGCCGATGCCAACGGCATTATTGACCAGATAGAAGCTGCCCGGGACAACGTGCTTCACCAGGTCGAGCGGGTGCAGCAGGAAACCCAACGGCGACTGCAATCCATCAAAGATGAAGCCCAACGACAAGTGCGAGCAACCCGCAAAATGGCGGCGGGGGCAGCTTGGTGGGTCTTTGGCTCAGCTGTATTCTCCCTAGCAGCCTCGGCAATTGCTGGGTTCCTAGCCGCCGCTCAGTTTGTTGTTCCATAAACTGGGATTGCCTTTTGTGACCTACTCAATCAACTCATTCAGGAAGTAAATCATCAGCCCTATATCGTGAGATCATAGACCACTCAAATTAGGAGATTTATCAATGCAAAAAGTCAACATTGGGCTCAACGGCGAACAGCGCCAGGGTGTCATTAATTTGCTGAACCGCAACCTAGCGGACACCTACCTACTTCTAGTCAAAACTAAGAAATATCACTGGGATGTGGTGGGGCCACAATTTATGACCCTACATCAGCTGTGGAAAGACCACTACGAAGCGCTCACCATTAACGCCGATGTCATTGCTGAACGGGTCAGAACCCTGGGTGGTTATCCCATTGGCACCATGGAGGGCTTCTTAAAGATTTGCTCTCTCAAGGAGCACGGCGGTGACGTACCCAACACCACCGGCATGGTATCTTACCTGCTGGCTGACCATGAGCACATTGTGCGCAACCTGCGGGAGCACATCGAGCAGTGTAGCGATGACTTCAAGGATGACGGCACCGCCGACTTTCTCACCGGGCTAATGGTGCAGCACGAAGAAATTGCCTGGACTTTGCGCTCATTTATTGAGGGCGAGGCCCTGGAATCCGATGGATTAAAGCCCCAGCCGAAAAAAGCGATGGCCAAGGTTTAGCCTCCGCCTGGGTGGAGGGGCTTGCGGACAAAAAGACCCTCGGCTGTCATCAATTAGCTGGGGTGGACAATCTGAGCTATACCCCATGCCCCTACCCCTGGTGGGTCACAGTTCTATCGATGTGTGCTCCCTTTGCTGCACCCCTGCTGCCCTTGATCCGGAGCCAACTTTATTTCTTGAGGAAGCGTTTTATGAAATATATTTCTGATTGGTTCTCTCACCTGCGTCCGGCACGAATTTTGGCCTCTGCGCTAATTTTTGTGGCGATCGCCCTAACCCTGGCTTTCCCCGCCTTCGCGGCCCAAAGCCTGTCCGGTGAAGGCTCCAACAACGGCACTGTACAACTGGATGAAATCACCCAGAAAAGTGAAGCTACGGCTGACACCCCAGCGATGGAGATGAACCCACTGGATAAGCCCGCTGAGGGGGGAATTAACGAGGTGCAAGGTACGGCCGATCGCGACAAAATGTTTAGCGATCGCGAGACCAAACTGCCTGTGGTCAAACAGATCGAAAAGGCCCTAAAAAAATGAGCATTGTTAAAACGCTAATTGTCAATGCCGATGCCGAATGCCGCTACCTGACCCCTGGGGAAGTGGATCAAATCAAGCTCTTTGTGGCCAGCGGTGCCCGGCGGGTGCGGTTGGTGCAGACATTGGCGGATGGCCGCGATCGCATTGTCAAACAGGCGGCCAACCAACTCTTTCAAAGGAACCCCAGTTTAGTGGCCCCCGGCGGCAACGCCTATGGCAATGACATGACCGCCACCTGCCTGCGGGATATGGACTATTACCTGCGGTTGGTCAGCTACGGCGTCGCCGCCGGAGACACCACCCCCATCGAAGAGATTGGTGTAATTGGCGTCCGCCAGATGTACAACTCCCTGGGCACCCCGCTGGCGGAAGTAGGCGAAAGCATTCGCGCCATGAAAACCGCCACCGCCAAGCTGCTGTCAGCCGCAGACAGCGGTGAGGTGGGCGCGTATTTCGACTACCTGATTCAGGTATTTCAGTAGGCTATCCTAGCCTGACCTTTAAACAGATGATTTTATGACCACCAACGTTTCCACAGCTGTATCGACTTTAGAGAAAACCTACGGTTACCCCAGTGCGATCGCCCCAAAGCGCTCCCTAGGTGTGAGACACCTGTGCCTCTGCTGCTCAAATGTATTGCTTCGGCATGCCAGCTCAAACCAGG from Leptolyngbya sp. KIOST-1 encodes:
- a CDS encoding allophycocyanin, with the protein product MSIVKTLIVNADAECRYLTPGEVDQIKLFVASGARRVRLVQTLADGRDRIVKQAANQLFQRNPSLVAPGGNAYGNDMTATCLRDMDYYLRLVSYGVAAGDTTPIEEIGVIGVRQMYNSLGTPLAEVGESIRAMKTATAKLLSAADSGEVGAYFDYLIQVFQ
- a CDS encoding MFS transporter; its protein translation is MLALVAGVVMAFAFQLLLTNLAIAVIAAPDSSSSGSDAESLGDTVRGIETKIGLGLLVSVSIALFAACFLAIQLSLLSSPGLGAIAGVIIWAVFFTALTWLSSTALGSLLGSVISTATAGVQSLLGAGAAMVGATMAKSQMVSSAEDITAAVRRELTAGLDPDTVRATLQSSLDKAQLPKLNVDQLGRQFETLLKDANLGAIADSDLLKQVNRDTFVQLVSSRTDLSKRDVNHITDQLEAAWKKVVGSKDQLDPQALLTQLKSATPEDLQSGELSKQLNDLITTTSAQRQPSGSLTSQALQFGTTALLNQVLQNVDLSDIDVEKIAGQLRTFGSNVLRSSDNGNANGKSASQPFSVIQADIENYLLLSAPWKLNRETVKQEFRDVIYDADADAGIIRQELLLIDRDYFVRVLSLRDDFTADKIQDLADYLDAIRTEVFNQVQGAAAQESAAALRRRVETYLHNTDKANLNPEAIAHDFPTLLADPNAEVDDWGDRLRQFDHGTLAAMLSQRSDLGDEEANQLANRLEESRDRLLSEAQAGQTQAQAKTQELRQKVADYLRHTHQDELNPEGIQRDFKTLFDDPEAGVSALRARLSQFDRETLVQLLSQRQDLSEAQVNEVIDQVESVRDTLLQAPHKLAHQAKAQYDETTQALADYLRNTNLDELDPEGIQQDLSTLLNDPKAGGAALQERLSHVDRETLVKLLSQRDDLSEEQVNRAIDQVLAAIRSLIKAPRRLASRVQQQAVDFEANLESYLQNTEKDELNPESIKRDLKLLLQHPQAGLSSLGDRISHFDRSTFVALLAQRDDMTEEEANRIADQVEANFRAVVEQLQNVQRAVQSTIDQGFDNVRSYLNGLERPELNYDGIKRDFSQLFDDPQLGLDALRDRLTQFDRATLVAVLSSRDDISEADANGIIDQIEAARDNVLHQVERVQQETQRRLQSIKDEAQRQVRATRKMAAGAAWWVFGSAVFSLAASAIAGFLAAAQFVVP
- a CDS encoding Dps family protein — translated: MQKVNIGLNGEQRQGVINLLNRNLADTYLLLVKTKKYHWDVVGPQFMTLHQLWKDHYEALTINADVIAERVRTLGGYPIGTMEGFLKICSLKEHGGDVPNTTGMVSYLLADHEHIVRNLREHIEQCSDDFKDDGTADFLTGLMVQHEEIAWTLRSFIEGEALESDGLKPQPKKAMAKV